One genomic region from Candidatus Omnitrophota bacterium encodes:
- the rpsJ gene encoding 30S ribosomal protein S10, whose amino-acid sequence MKTDQKIRIRLRAYDHRILDQATADITETAKRTGAKVIGPIPLPTRREDYTVLRGPHIDKKSRDQYQIKTHKRLIDIYEPTAKTIDALKKLDLAAGVDVEIK is encoded by the coding sequence ATGAAAACAGACCAGAAGATCCGCATAAGATTAAGGGCTTATGACCACAGGATATTGGACCAGGCGACGGCTGATATTACGGAGACCGCCAAACGCACGGGTGCTAAGGTAATAGGCCCGATACCTCTTCCGACGAGAAGAGAGGATTACACTGTATTGAGGGGCCCGCATATTGATAAAAAGTCCAGGGACCAGTATCAGATCAAAACGCATAAGCGTTTGATAGATATATATGAGCCTACTGCCAAGACTATTGACGCGTTAAAGAAATTGGACCTTGCCGCCGGCGTTGATGTTGAAATAAAATAG
- the rplV gene encoding 50S ribosomal protein L22 → MISKAVLKYSRVSPRKARLLLRLIKGKSVQYALGLLGSVNNSIAPLVLRLLKSACANAGRFPDIDESQLFVSNVYANGGPLLKRYRAEAMGRASVLRKPTAHITIELDIKAVPSKAVMPADKNKKSAGKVLRKRRPGKENVKQAADPKKKARV, encoded by the coding sequence ATGATATCAAAGGCTGTTTTGAAATATTCAAGAGTATCTCCAAGAAAGGCAAGGTTGTTGTTGAGGCTTATAAAAGGCAAAAGCGTGCAGTATGCCTTAGGATTGCTTGGCTCCGTTAATAATAGCATTGCTCCTTTAGTATTAAGGCTTTTGAAATCAGCCTGTGCTAATGCCGGAAGATTCCCTGATATAGATGAGAGTCAATTATTCGTGTCTAATGTATATGCCAACGGCGGGCCCTTGTTAAAGCGCTATAGGGCGGAGGCCATGGGCCGCGCTAGCGTTTTGCGAAAACCCACCGCCCATATAACCATAGAGCTGGATATCAAGGCAGTCCCGTCTAAGGCTGTGATGCCGGCGGATAAAAACAAAAAAAGCGCAGGCAAGGTTCTAAGAAAGCGCAGGCCTGGCAAGGAAAACGTAAAACAGGCGGCAGACCCGAAAAAGAAGGCCAGAGTTTAA
- the rpsS gene encoding 30S ribosomal protein S19: MGRSLKKGPYADEKLVKKVEKLKRSGDRKPIKTWSRRSTILPEFVGVTFSIHNGKNFVSVFITENMVGHKLGEFAHTRLFRKHGAHTDKTASLT; encoded by the coding sequence TTGGGCAGATCGCTTAAAAAAGGTCCGTACGCGGATGAAAAACTCGTAAAGAAGGTTGAAAAGCTCAAGAGGAGCGGTGACAGGAAACCCATAAAAACCTGGTCTCGCAGATCAACCATACTGCCGGAATTCGTGGGAGTGACTTTCTCCATACATAACGGTAAGAATTTTGTGTCGGTTTTTATAACAGAAAATATGGTCGGGCATAAACTCGGCGAATTCGCGCATACCAGATTGTTCAGAAAACACGGCGCGCATACCGATAAGACGGCCTCGCTTACATAA
- the rplB gene encoding 50S ribosomal protein L2, with translation MALIKKKPTTFTQRFTTVSSFEELTSDRPYKPLTIALKSKGGRNCMGRVTMRYRGGGHKRRLRIIDFKRDKHDMQAQVLTVEYDPNRSARIALVQYEDGEKRYIICPAGLEKGAVLVSGDSADIHIGNCTTLRRIPPGTPIHNIEMSKGAGAQIVRSAGSCAQIMAKDDNYAHVKLPSGEIRLIDINCYATIGQISNIEHGSISLGKAGRSRWLGRRPRVRGVAMNPIDHPLGGGEGKSSGGRHPSTPWGKPTKGYKTRKKKKSSNKFIIKRASKKE, from the coding sequence ATGGCGCTAATTAAAAAGAAACCAACGACATTTACTCAAAGATTTACAACGGTCTCTTCATTTGAGGAGCTGACATCAGACAGGCCTTATAAGCCTTTGACGATTGCTTTGAAAAGCAAAGGCGGAAGAAACTGCATGGGAAGGGTTACGATGCGGTACAGGGGCGGCGGGCATAAAAGGCGCCTTCGTATAATTGATTTTAAAAGAGATAAACACGATATGCAGGCGCAGGTATTGACCGTGGAATATGACCCGAACCGTTCCGCCAGGATTGCCCTGGTGCAATACGAAGACGGTGAAAAACGTTATATCATATGCCCGGCAGGCCTTGAGAAGGGGGCAGTATTGGTGTCAGGGGATTCGGCTGACATACATATCGGTAATTGCACCACGCTAAGGAGGATACCGCCGGGAACCCCTATCCACAATATTGAAATGTCAAAAGGCGCAGGCGCCCAGATAGTTCGCAGTGCCGGTTCTTGCGCGCAGATCATGGCCAAGGACGACAACTATGCGCATGTCAAACTGCCTTCAGGAGAAATACGGCTTATAGACATAAATTGTTATGCCACGATAGGCCAGATAAGCAATATTGAACATGGCAGCATCTCGCTTGGAAAGGCGGGCAGGAGCAGATGGCTGGGCAGAAGGCCCAGGGTCAGAGGGGTCGCGATGAACCCGATAGACCATCCGCTCGGCGGCGGTGAAGGCAAATCTTCAGGCGGCAGGCATCCGTCAACTCCATGGGGTAAGCCCACAAAAGGATATAAGACAAGAAAGAAGAAAAAGAGCTCAAATAAATTTATTATTAAAAGGGCATCTAAAAAGGAGTAA
- the rplW gene encoding 50S ribosomal protein L23: protein MYDSPYDIIKSLLRTEKGTKLVSENKYIFWVAKKANKIQIKKAVEGVYKVGVVSVNTSNVKPKPKKVRFKLGKTSPWKKAVVTLKKGNTIEMASS, encoded by the coding sequence ATGTATGATAGCCCGTATGACATCATAAAGAGCCTGTTGAGGACCGAGAAGGGGACAAAGCTCGTATCAGAGAATAAATATATTTTTTGGGTCGCGAAAAAGGCCAATAAGATACAGATTAAAAAAGCTGTTGAGGGTGTGTATAAAGTAGGCGTTGTTTCCGTTAATACGTCTAATGTTAAACCAAAACCCAAAAAAGTCCGTTTTAAGCTGGGAAAAACTTCTCCATGGAAAAAAGCGGTAGTTACGCTTAAAAAAGGCAATACCATAGAGATGGCTTCAAGCTGA
- the rplD gene encoding 50S ribosomal protein L4, with protein MANIDVIDKNNKKTGVLELNEKIFNSRVNAFMLQQAVNMYLANQRKSFAKVKDRSEVRGGGKKPWKQKGTGRARVGSIRSPLWRHGGVVFGPIPKDWHYQVPKKVKSRALISSLSAKFKSGNMIVIDKLDTATHKTKQMADILKNLKIASEKILLIASQPHVNLLRSGRNIRNLNIARVEDINAYDVLVSGKLLFEESAVGKIEKRLSAHSSPDRPKRGAGKKVA; from the coding sequence ATGGCTAATATTGATGTGATTGATAAAAACAATAAAAAAACGGGTGTTTTGGAGTTGAATGAAAAAATATTCAATTCCAGGGTCAATGCTTTTATGCTTCAGCAGGCTGTGAACATGTATCTTGCCAATCAGCGCAAATCCTTTGCCAAGGTCAAAGACAGAAGCGAGGTCAGAGGCGGAGGCAAAAAGCCATGGAAGCAGAAGGGGACCGGCAGGGCGCGTGTGGGAAGTATCCGTTCGCCCTTGTGGAGGCACGGAGGCGTTGTGTTTGGACCCATACCCAAGGATTGGCATTATCAGGTTCCGAAAAAAGTCAAAAGCAGGGCTTTGATATCGTCATTAAGCGCTAAATTCAAAAGCGGTAATATGATTGTAATTGACAAGCTTGATACGGCAACACATAAAACCAAGCAGATGGCTGATATATTGAAAAACTTAAAAATCGCCTCCGAAAAAATACTGCTCATTGCTTCACAGCCGCATGTAAACCTGCTTCGCTCCGGCAGGAACATAAGAAATCTGAACATAGCCAGGGTTGAGGATATAAACGCTTACGATGTCCTGGTAAGCGGAAAGCTTTTATTTGAGGAATCAGCAGTCGGCAAAATAGAGAAACGTTTAAGCGCGCATAGCTCGCCGGATAGGCCTAAACGCGGCGCGGGGAAAAAGGTGGCATAA
- the rplP gene encoding 50S ribosomal protein L16: MALMPKRVKYRKAQRGRRCGIASSGNEINFGEFGLKALENAWLTNTQIEAARVALSRHTNRGGKVWIRIFPDKPVTKKPAETRMGKGKGMPESWVAVVKRGRVLMEIEGLPEDMARDAMRLSASKLPFRTKFVSRRHI; the protein is encoded by the coding sequence ATGGCCTTGATGCCAAAAAGAGTTAAATATCGTAAAGCCCAAAGGGGCCGGCGTTGCGGAATTGCAAGTTCAGGTAATGAAATAAATTTCGGTGAATTTGGACTGAAGGCGCTTGAAAACGCATGGCTTACAAATACCCAGATAGAGGCCGCGCGAGTTGCCCTTAGCAGGCATACCAACAGGGGTGGCAAGGTTTGGATCAGGATATTTCCCGACAAACCCGTGACAAAGAAGCCGGCAGAAACCAGAATGGGCAAGGGTAAAGGTATGCCCGAGAGCTGGGTTGCCGTTGTCAAAAGAGGAAGGGTGCTTATGGAGATTGAGGGGCTTCCGGAGGATATGGCCCGTGATGCTATGAGGCTCTCTGCCAGTAAGCTGCCTTTTAGAACCAAGTTTGTTTCAAGGAGACATATTTAA
- the rpsC gene encoding 30S ribosomal protein S3, translating to MGHKSHPYGLRVGIVNNWKSRWFAKRKDYPSMLLEDHKIKEYIKKTFQTAAVSRIEIERASERVRVIIFSARPGIIIGRKGADIDRLKEELNKITGKEIFIDIKEIKNPYLESQLVAENIAFQLEKRIAFKRAMKKAIQQAMEGGAKGIRMQCAGRLGGAEIARTEGYRRGSIPLQTFRANIDYGFYEAHTAYGSIGVKVWIYKDEAKQSSRDKKEADLDGLDAKKS from the coding sequence GTGGGCCATAAATCACACCCTTACGGTTTAAGAGTAGGCATCGTAAACAACTGGAAATCCAGGTGGTTTGCCAAGAGGAAAGACTACCCGTCAATGCTTTTGGAGGACCATAAGATAAAAGAATACATAAAGAAGACTTTCCAGACGGCTGCCGTATCCAGGATTGAAATTGAACGCGCTAGCGAGAGGGTCAGGGTTATAATATTCAGTGCCAGGCCCGGTATCATTATAGGGCGCAAAGGCGCTGATATAGACAGGCTAAAAGAAGAATTAAACAAGATCACCGGCAAAGAGATTTTTATAGACATCAAGGAAATTAAAAATCCGTATTTGGAATCCCAGCTTGTTGCCGAGAATATCGCATTCCAGCTGGAAAAAAGAATCGCTTTTAAAAGGGCCATGAAAAAGGCCATTCAGCAGGCAATGGAGGGCGGCGCCAAGGGTATCAGGATGCAGTGCGCCGGGCGATTAGGCGGCGCTGAAATAGCAAGGACGGAGGGCTATAGACGCGGCAGTATACCTTTGCAGACATTCAGGGCCAATATTGATTACGGTTTTTATGAGGCCCATACAGCATATGGTAGTATAGGCGTTAAGGTCTGGATATACAAAGACGAAGCGAAGCAGAGTTCAAGAGATAAAAAGGAGGCGGATTTAGATGGCCTTGATGCCAAAAAGAGTTAA
- the rplC gene encoding 50S ribosomal protein L3: MINGILGKKLGMTQIYGKGGEFLPVTVVQAGPCVVLQVKSYEKDGYKAVQLGFDEKKQSRTNKPLMGRFKKANVPAMSFIKEVTADTVEGIKPADKFTVDIFTPGEYVDVIGTSIGKGFQGGIKRWNQSRGPMSHGSMSHRAPGSVGPTEPPRTIKGLRMPSHMGNKRCTVQGLEVIELDKENNLLLLKGAVPGPANNYLIINKSTRKKKKVKPAAAPAAKKINPLKQSKKMMKK, encoded by the coding sequence ATGATTAACGGTATATTAGGCAAAAAACTGGGTATGACACAGATTTACGGCAAAGGCGGAGAGTTTTTGCCTGTAACCGTGGTCCAGGCAGGGCCATGCGTTGTTTTACAGGTCAAGTCTTATGAAAAAGACGGTTATAAAGCCGTTCAGTTAGGTTTTGATGAAAAGAAGCAGTCCCGTACCAACAAACCTCTTATGGGAAGATTTAAAAAGGCGAATGTTCCAGCGATGTCGTTTATCAAGGAGGTAACTGCTGATACCGTTGAAGGCATAAAACCGGCCGATAAATTCACGGTAGACATATTTACGCCGGGCGAATATGTGGATGTTATAGGTACTTCAATAGGCAAAGGTTTCCAGGGCGGTATCAAAAGATGGAACCAGTCGCGAGGGCCGATGTCGCACGGTTCTATGTCCCATAGAGCTCCGGGCTCTGTAGGGCCGACGGAGCCGCCTCGTACCATCAAGGGCCTGCGTATGCCAAGCCATATGGGCAATAAGAGGTGCACGGTCCAGGGGCTTGAGGTGATTGAGCTTGATAAAGAAAATAATCTGCTTTTGCTTAAAGGCGCCGTACCAGGGCCTGCGAATAATTATCTTATTATTAACAAGTCTACGAGGAAGAAGAAGAAAGTCAAACCCGCAGCAGCGCCTGCTGCTAAGAAGATCAATCCTCTGAAACAAAGCAAGAAGATGATGAAGAAATAG
- the tuf gene encoding elongation factor Tu has translation MAKEKFLRTKPHLNIGTIGHVDHGKTTLTSAITMCLNKKGMAEIRSFDSIDKAPEEKERGITIAIAHVEYETVNRHYAHVDCPGHADYIKNMITGAAQMDGAILVVSAADGPMPQTREHILLARQVNVPSIVVFLNKVDMVDDKELLDLVELEIRELLSKYEFPGDKIPIVKGSALKAIECACGKDDCPKCKPIYDLMKAVDDFIPMPKRDIDKPYLMAVEDVFSITGRGTVATGRIERGIVKINDNIEIIGMRPEVQKSVVTGVEMFRKLLDEGQAGDNVGILLRGVDKKDIERGMVLAKPGSITPHTQFKAEVYILTKEEGGRHTPFFNGYRPQFYFRTTDVTGIAKLPQGVEMVMPGDSVTMEVTLITPIAMEKELRFAIREGGRTVGAGVISEIIK, from the coding sequence ATGGCAAAAGAAAAATTCTTGAGAACGAAACCCCATCTCAATATCGGGACCATAGGGCACGTGGACCACGGTAAGACGACCCTTACGTCAGCTATCACGATGTGCCTTAATAAAAAGGGTATGGCTGAAATTCGTTCATTTGATTCCATTGACAAGGCCCCTGAAGAAAAAGAGCGCGGCATAACCATTGCCATAGCCCACGTTGAGTATGAGACGGTAAACCGTCACTATGCCCACGTGGACTGCCCAGGCCACGCTGATTACATAAAGAACATGATAACAGGCGCCGCCCAGATGGATGGCGCTATACTTGTTGTCTCGGCAGCTGACGGACCTATGCCCCAGACAAGAGAGCACATACTTCTTGCCCGCCAGGTCAATGTCCCTTCCATAGTTGTTTTTCTTAACAAGGTTGACATGGTTGATGACAAAGAGCTTTTAGACCTTGTTGAGCTTGAGATCAGAGAATTGCTTTCAAAATACGAATTCCCAGGCGATAAGATACCCATAGTAAAAGGTTCCGCTCTCAAGGCCATAGAATGCGCCTGCGGTAAGGATGACTGCCCCAAATGCAAACCTATATATGACCTCATGAAGGCAGTTGACGATTTTATACCAATGCCGAAAAGAGACATTGATAAGCCATACCTTATGGCTGTTGAAGACGTGTTCTCCATAACAGGAAGAGGCACCGTTGCCACTGGCAGGATAGAAAGAGGCATTGTTAAGATTAATGATAATATAGAGATAATAGGCATGCGCCCTGAAGTCCAGAAGTCTGTTGTAACAGGGGTTGAGATGTTCAGGAAACTCCTTGACGAAGGCCAGGCAGGCGATAATGTGGGCATACTGTTAAGGGGCGTAGATAAAAAAGACATTGAGAGAGGCATGGTACTTGCCAAGCCGGGTTCTATCACGCCGCATACCCAGTTCAAGGCCGAGGTTTATATTCTTACGAAAGAAGAAGGCGGACGCCATACCCCGTTCTTTAACGGATACCGTCCGCAGTTTTATTTTAGGACAACCGATGTCACGGGAATAGCCAAACTGCCCCAGGGCGTTGAGATGGTAATGCCTGGTGATAGTGTCACCATGGAAGTAACGCTTATAACCCCGATAGCCATGGAAAAGGAACTGCGTTTTGCCATAAGGGAAGGCGGCAGGACAGTCGGGGCCGGCGTCATAAGCGAGATAATAAAATAA
- the rpmC gene encoding 50S ribosomal protein L29 gives MKPSDLRALTKDELNLKMSSFKEELSGLLFQQKTGTIEKPARISQIKRDIARIKTILKENSYAK, from the coding sequence ATGAAGCCCAGTGATTTAAGAGCTTTGACAAAGGACGAGTTGAACCTTAAGATGTCGTCTTTCAAAGAAGAACTTTCAGGCCTGCTTTTTCAGCAAAAGACGGGCACTATAGAGAAACCGGCCAGGATATCGCAAATCAAAAGAGACATCGCGAGGATAAAGACTATATTAAAGGAAAACAGCTA